The Trichosurus vulpecula isolate mTriVul1 chromosome 4, mTriVul1.pri, whole genome shotgun sequence genome contains a region encoding:
- the C4H1orf189 gene encoding uncharacterized protein C1orf189 homolog produces MSIQRAKSTANPRVSLSLDEVIKIEESYKRIVAFEKAVESWKNTVVQCVWQATMNQRRNPYAILRMQDIMEQEMALANKQLLAVRQAALSQLFEKEHQQYQQELNQMGKSFYVERL; encoded by the exons ATGTCTATCCAACGTGCTAAATCCACGGCAAACCCTCGGGTATCCCTGTCCCTGGATGAGGTTATAAAGATAGAAGAG AGTTACAAGAGGATAGTAGCATTTGAGAAAGCTGTTGAGAG TTGGAAAAATACAGTAGTGCAGTGCGTATGGCAGGCGACAATGAACCAGAGGAGGAACCCATATGCCATCCTGAGAATGCAAGACATCATGGAACAGGAGATGGCATTGGCCAACAAGCAGCTGCTGGCT GTTCGGCAGGCTGCCTTAAGTCAGCTATTTGAGAAGGAACATCAACAGTACCAGCAAGAGCTAAATCAGATGGGCAAATCCTTCTATGTGGAGAGACTCTGA